Proteins encoded by one window of Dendropsophus ebraccatus isolate aDenEbr1 chromosome 4, aDenEbr1.pat, whole genome shotgun sequence:
- the SDHAF2 gene encoding succinate dehydrogenase assembly factor 2, mitochondrial, which produces MLPGIRARCALFSSVFIRHGARFMTTSDTGRYAEDIQLPVWKERKNETTEVKKARLLYESRKRGMLENCILLSLFAKQYLNTMTETQLSQYDRLINEPSNDWDIYYWVTGAQDPPEQFNNEIMHLLKEFAKNRDMEQRLRQPDLEYLFKESQ; this is translated from the exons ATGCTGCCGGGGATCAGAGCCCGG TGTGCGCTTTTTTCGTCTGTCTTTATTCGCCATGGAGCTCGGTTTATGACGACAAGTGATACCGGGAGGTATGCAGAAGACATCCAGTTACCTGTTTGGAAGGAGCGAAAGAATGAAACAACAGAAGTAAAGAAAGCAAGACTATTATATGAGAGCCGTAAGAGAGGCATGCTGGAGAACTGTATACTGCTCAG TTTGTTTGCCAAACAATACCTGAACACCATGACAGAGACGCAGCTGTCACAATACGATCGGCTTATCAATGAGCCTAGCAACGActgggatatatactactgggttacAG GAGCACAGGACCCTCCTGAGCAGTTCAACAATGAGATTATGCATTTGCTCAAGGAATTTGCCAAGAACCGTGATATGGAACAACGTCTGAGGCAGCCGGACCTGGAATATTTATTCAAAGAGTCCCAGTAG